A single Epinephelus fuscoguttatus linkage group LG13, E.fuscoguttatus.final_Chr_v1 DNA region contains:
- the LOC125900277 gene encoding immunoglobulin superfamily member 2-like, translated as MKCSLQSCMRANLLLCLGLLVHGGEAGSGPVHTEAQAGPLYRVVGYPLSISCNVSGFASATTRKEFEYRIKKPAKPTFEINIISTNDENFGYAVYASRVRRKEITLTHVNPNSVLFEIDKLNKNDEGEYDCTVVNSEATYHGTYNVKTTVKVIDNSLSVSSPAPTTLSYNEGDAFTLTCQASSNTVQHTHLSLTWFLRKDGEDNPQPIISLDRDFTLSPGPLFERRYQAGLIRLDKMGEATYKLHMAQLELSDHGRVYCQAQEWIQDPDRSWYNIAQKDAEETPLNVKAREVAQDTSSLVVRISAQPEILQEGQELSLTCSVDTQNLAERFFSVAWLKEGVELAHIGPTGILSVGPEYSGRAKEGELRAARIGDRDYSLTLQPVRTEDQGGYICRASLQDRGQNGAFTQGAVQSSSSQRVSILATESGLSVEIQNTTSVNEGNRLNLTCKVYGVKGQLSITWQRKSTPTSTAIFTKVISLSQDGVTEKAEEFMSRSVRATRPATDTFTFELDEVTPSDSGVYQCTVQTNSKTSSQSQSATVSVAPTESFLTVRLISRKNMVTVGENVELMCRVKGPRIPITLTWSLQRDASNVDNILTLYSDGAISWSANQYRYQLKVENNQNEAIHYLLINGASHREAGSYQCRVSVFLENVHKKLPPSYPVAVLVQNPVSKLDLTPTPALTRNINTDIEIKCSVISEPSAYSRYAVTWLLQQQEENKTIVSSDRDALVTYGPQIPPSHRQRISMKRTQGPSFELNIQQARISDNGSYVCEVVEWLQDPNGDWYQLSPVSRTTELTVIEPANDLSLDKTEQPVTSMEGDEVELKCTIITGASSPSFFYKATWFYTGHDSSASNPLVELDHTGLLSYPENQELSGLQGRLRLSRPTQSSFYLGIQRAHVDDSGTYRCQVEQYQLDHEGHWQQKASDSGGPIVLSVNVTEKNLHIKKNEMSLNISISHNIAMPCHIAKQSSSQSEFQVTWFWQKERETKQHPIFTVYRNSTLQDWSSKGDQLRFRHPAPNQFILTLMKPSPEDSGVYFCEVEEWLPSLSQEWRKVAVEKSGYLTVNVYAEGDAKTVSEPECRSNMWMGVFIAAVICSLLIIFLLLVLICRSKVSGGKQSGQSLWTEHYPLNTKPGVEN; from the exons ATGAAGTGTTCCCTGCAATCTTGTATGAGGGCCAATTTGCTCCTTTGTCTGGGACTACTTGTGCACGGCG GAGAAGCCGGGAGTGGTCCTGTGCACACTGAAGCACAGGCTGGGCCTCTGTATCGCGTGGTGGGCTATCCACTCTCCATCTCCTGCAATGTGAGCGGCTTCGCCAGCGCCACCACAAGAAAAGAATTTGAATACCGTATAAAGAAGCCGGCAAAACCAACATTTGAGATCAACATCATCAGCACCAATGACGAAAACTTCGGCTATGCAGTGTATGCAAGCCGTGTGAGAAGAAAGGAAATTACTCTGACACATGTGAACCCAAACTCAGTCTTATTTGAGATAGACAagctaaacaaaaatgatgagGGGGAATACGACTGTACTGTAGTCAACTCAGAGGCGACTTATCATGGGACCTACAACGTTAAGACAACGGTGAAAG TGATTGACAACTCCCTCAGTGTTTCATCACCTGCCCCCACCACACTGAGCTATAACGAGGGTGACGCTTTCACTTTAACATGCCAAGCCTCCAGCAACACCGTCCAGCACACCCATCTGTCTCTCACCTGGTTTCTTCGTAAAGACGGCGAGGACAACCCTCAGCCTATCATTTCTCTGGATAGAGATTTCACACTGAGCCCAGGCCCGTTGTTTGAGAGGCGTTACCAAGCTGGACTCATAAGGTTAGACAAAATGGGGGAGGCCACATACAAGCTACACATGGCTCAGCTGGAGCTGTCAGACCATGGCAGGGTCTACTGCCAGGCCCAGGAGTGGATCCAAGATCCTGACCGCTCCTGGTACAATATCGCACAGAAAGATGCAGAGGAAACCCCCCTGAACGTCAAAGCAAGAG AGGTGGCGCAAGACACGTCGTCTCTGGTGGTGAGAATTTCTGCGCAGCCGGAAATTCTACAGGAAGGACAGGAGCTGTCGCTCACCTGCAGTGTAGACACACAGAACCTGGCGGAAAGGTTCTTCTCTGTAGCCTGGCTCAAGGAGGGTGTTGAGTTGGCCCACATTGGCCCTACAGGCATTCTGTCCGTGGGGCCCGAGTACAGTGGGCGGGCGAAGGAAGGGGAGCTGAGGGCAGCCCGGATAGGAGACAGGGATTACAGtcttacactgcagcctgtcagAACTGAGGACCAAGGAGGGTATATCTGTAGAGCAAGTCTTCAGGACAGAGGGCAGAATGGTGCTTTTACACAGGGAGCAGTCCAGAGCTCCAGCTCCCAGCGGGTCAGCATCTTAGCCACAG AAAGTGGGCTCTCAGTTGAAATTCAAAACACCACGAGCGTTAACGAAGGCAACAGACTGAACCTCACCTGTAAAGTGtatggggtcaaaggtcaactctCCATCACCTGGCAACGCAAATCAACACCCACATCAACAGCCATATTCACCAAAGTCATCAGTCTAAGTCAGGATGGCGTCACAGAGAAAGCGGAGGAGTTCATGAGTCGCAGCGTGAGGGCAACACGTCCAGCGACCGATACCTTCACCTTTGAGCTCGATGAGGTCACGCCCTCTGATTCAGGAGTCTACCAGTGCACCGTGCAAACCAACAGCAAGACCAGCAGCCAGTCGCAGAGTGCCACTGTGTCAGTGGCTCCTACAG AATCGTTTTTGACCGTGCGTCTGATAAGTCGCAAAAACATGGTGACTGTGGGAGAAAATGTGGAGCTGATGTGCCGGGTCAAAGGTCCACGCATACCAATAACACTGACTTGGAGCCTGCAGCGTGACGCCTCGAACGTAGATAACATCCTGACACTGTACTCTGATGGAGCCATCAGCTGGTCTGCAAATCAGTACCGCTACCAGCTGAAAGTCGAGAATAATCAGAATGAAGCCATACACTATCTGCTCATCAACGGTGCGAGCCACAGGGAGGCAGGAAGCTACCAGTGTAGGGTGTCTGTTTTCCTGGAAAATGTACACAAGAAGCTGCCTCCATCCTACCCAGTGGCTGTTTTGGTGCAGAACCCAG TGAGCAAGCTCGACCTGACTCCCACCCCCGCCTTGACAAGAAATATCAACACtgacatagaaataaaatgctCGGTTATCTCCGAACCCTCTGCATACTCTCGCTATGCTGTGACCTGGCTGCtccagcagcaggaggaaaatAAGACCATTGTGAGCTCTGACCGGGATGCCCTAGTGACATATGGACCCCAAATACCGCCGAGCCACAGACAGCGAATCAGCATGAAGCGCACTCAGGGCCCGAGTTTTGAGTTGAATATTCAGCAAGCTCGAATCTCAGACAATGGCTCATATGTGTGTGAGGTGGTAGAGTGGCTGCAAGATCCTAATGGTGACTGGTATCAGCTCTCACCAGTGTCCAGAACTACAGAGCTAACAGTTATTGAGCCTG CCAATGACCTTTCTTTAGACAAGACAGAGCAGCCGGTGACTTCCATGGAGGGAGACGAGGTGGAGCTCAAGTGCACCATCATCACAGGTGCATCCAGTCCTTCTTTCTTCTACAAAGCCACTTGGTTCTACACTGGCCATGATTCATCTGCCTCAAATCCTCTGGTAGAGCTTGACCACACAGGCCTGCTGAGCTACCCAGAGAACCAGGAGCTCAGCGGCCTGCAGGGGCGGCTTCGTCTCTCCAGGCCCACTCAGAGCAGCTTCTACTTAGGAATTCAGAGGGCCCATGTGGATGACAGTGGGACCTACCGGTGCCAGGTGGAGCAATATCAGCTGGATCATGAAGGTCACTGGCAACAAAAGGCCTCAGACAGCGGTGGGCCAATTGTGCTGAGTGTAAATGTTACAG AAAAAAACCTTCACATCAAGAAGAACGAAATGAGCTTGAATATAAGCATATCCCATAATATTGCCATGCCCTGTCACATCGCCAAACAATCCAGCAGCCAATCTGAGTTCCAGGTCACGTGGTTttggcagaaagagagagaaactaAACAACACCCTATATTCACAGTTTACCGTAACTCCACCCTACAAGACTGGTCTAGTAAGGGTGATCAGCTTAGATTCCGCCACCCTGCACCCAACCAGTTCATCCTTACACTCATGAAACCAAGTCCTGAAGACAGTGGCGTGTATTTCTGTGAAGTAGAAGAGTGGCTCCCATCTCTGTCTCAAGAGTGGAGGAAGGTTGCGGTGGAGAAGTCGGGATATTTGACGGTTAATGTCTATGCAGAGG GAGATGCTAAAACCGTCTCTGAGCCAGAATGCAGGTCAAATATGTGGATGGGGGTTTTCATAGCTGCAGTTATCTGCTCATTGttgatcatattcctgctgttGGTGTTAATATGCCGGAGCAAGGTCTCAGGAGGAAAGCAGTCGGGCCAAAGTCTGTGGACAGAGCATTACCCTCTGAACACCAAACCCGGTGTGGAGAACTGA